DNA sequence from the Marinilongibacter aquaticus genome:
CCATTAACGGAATTGAACCCTTCTCGCTTCGAGAGTAAGATTCACTTTGGATTCGCTGGGGTATGGTCGGCAATCAAGTGTCTCTTGAACAGGGTAAGTGGCAGAGAGGGCATCAGGGCTTGCGGAGTTCAGGTTTTGCTGTCCTTCCTTTTGACAGGCGAGCCTTTTTTCTTTGATTCATAATGATCGGTATTGTATTTCGGCATCTCCCCTTCATATGCCCACTGCCTGCATTTTGTCTCCAGGAAAGCCCGAAGAGTACGGGCCACGAGACGAATATGTGGCCTATGGGAAGCCCTATCCCATTTAGAAAAACCCTGATTTAAGTAGGCCAAATTGCATAGCTTCCGACAAATCAGGATGGCCGGGGGTTTGCTCGTCTATGTACTTTGCAGTGTTTGATTTTCTTTGAGTCCCTTTAGTACCGTGGCCGTCCTCCTTCTGGAACTTTTTATTTTATGGCCGCTGGTCATGGTTATCAGGACATGGAGTTGGCTGAGGCGAAAGCTCCTTATCTTGGAGACGTTCACAACCGTGCTGCGGTTTACTCTCAGAAACCGGGAAGCATCGAGCTGGCTGGCCACATGGCACAGGCTCCGTGCCACCGTGACCAGGGGGGGCTTTGCCGTACTGAAAATGGTGGTGTAGTTGCTGTTGCTTTCCAACAGGATTATCCGCCTGCAATCCATTTCGACATTATTGGGGAGTAGTAATTTTTCCATGTATTGGATGGTATGGCGTTCGGCCAGCGGGATTTTTGAGAACGTCCCGCTGGCCAAATAATGTACCTTTAGTTCGGGCAGACGGCCTGAATAATGGCCTTGAATACACTGCCGCTCTTTGCTTCAAAGCCGGGTTCCATCAATTGGTACCTTCCACTTCTGTAATCGATCTTGGAATTTTGATCAATTTTGTTCGAGGCTTGGATAGTGGATCCCGCACTCCTGTTTCCTGTTTCGTTGATGATGTCATCATTGGGCGAGCTTAGATTGAGGTCTGGCCCTATGATTTCGATGATCTGGGTAGAAATGTCGGAACTGACAATGGGAGAGGTGGAGGCCACTTTTATACGATAATGGGAGCTGCTTTTCACCGAGTACGGAATTTGGCACGGAATGTTTTCCGGATCCGTGGAGGTGCCGATCAGCCTAGGGTTGCCAAAATTGCCCTGGGCATCGGAAAGATAGGCTTGATATAAATTTCCCGTTCCAAAATCGCCAGAGATGGATGAATTCACCGTCAAATTGTCCCCGGCACACAGATTCGAAGAGGAAGCCTCGGGGGCACTCAATGTCCGTGTGGCGTTGACAACCCAAAATTGTATTACGTCGGGACCGGCCAGTACTTCGCCCTGAACGTTGTCTTGCGAATATCCTCTGGCAATGAAAGTGTACAGGTTGGGTACCAGGATATCTCCACTGAGAACCTGTCCGACCTCGTGCAGGTTGTAGGGCATATCATTGTCTTCGTAATAATGGTTGTTTGTGGTACCTGAAAGCTGGAGTTTCACACTTTCTATCTTAGGGACTTCACAGGCCGTGATGGCTACGACGCTCATTTTGCGGGTACCGTTGAACTGGACCTGCATGTTGTTGCTCAACGGGGCGATGATCTCGGGTGTACTGCCCGTGTAGGCCAAATAATAGCTCATGTGCTGCTCCGTGCATTCCACTGAGACTGTTGTGGTCGCCGTGGATGTGCAGTATCCGTTGGACGCCGTCACGCTATAGATGCCGGCATTGGCACTGCTGGCACCGGCTATTTCGGGATTGGGCAATGTGCTGAAGAAATTGTTGGGCCCGTTCCATGTGTAGGTCAGCCCACCGGTTGCCATCAGGTGAATTGTGCTCCCCTCTTCGTAAGGGCCTGAATTGGAGGCCGTAATGATTAAAGGCGGATTTTCTACCAGGACGGAGCTGTTGTACAGCCCCTTACAGGCTCCCGATATAATTTCGAAACCGGTGTAATCACCGGCGGGAATACCGGTTAATTGGAAGGAATTGGAGTTTACGGATACCGATGTGCTTGTACCGGTACCGTTAAATTTGTAGTTGAGGGTATAAGCTCCGTCACTAAGGTTGGCTGTATTGAAAACAATAGATCCATCCGAAGCCCCACAAATTGTAGGGGTATTTGCTTCTGAAAGGTTGATTTCGATAAGGGGGGGCTGTGTTATTGTCGCCGACGCGGTCTTTGTGCAGCCGTTGTCGTCGGTGACGGTGACGGTGTAGATTCCCGCGGCCAGCCCGGAGGCGGTAGCCGCCGACCCGCCGGACGGTGCCCAGCTGTAGGAGTACCCCGGCGTCCCTCCGCCCGCGGAAACTGTGGCGGCCCCGCTGCTGGCCCCGTTGCATTCGATGTTGGTGACCGAGCTGATGGTTGCCGTCAGTGCTGGGGGCTGTGTTATTGTCGCCGACGCGGTCTTTGTGCAGCCGTTGTCGTCGGTGACGGTGACGGTGTAGGTCCCCGCGGCCAGCCCGGAGGCGGTAGCCGCCGACCCGCCGGACGGTGCCCAGCTGTAGGAGTACCCCGGCGTCCCTCCGCCCGCGGAAACTGTGGCGGCCCCGCTGCTGGCCCCGTTGCATTCGATGTTGGTGACCGAGCTGATGGTTGCCGTCAGTGCTGGGGGCTGTGTTATTGTCGCCGACGCGGTCTTTGTGCAGCCGTTGTCGTCGGTGACGGTGACGGTGTAGGTCCCCGCGGCCAGCCCGGAGGCGGTAGCCGCCGACCCGCCGGACGGTGCCCAGCTGTAGGAGTACCCCGGCGTCCCTCCGCCCGCGGAAACTGTGGCGGCCCCGCTGCTGGCCCCGTTGCATTCGATGTTGGTGACCGAGCTGATGGTTGCCGTCAGTGCTGGGGGCTGTGTTATTGTCGCCGACGCGGTCTTTGTGCAGCCGTTGTCGTCGGTGACGGTGACGGTGTAGGTCCCCGCGGCCAGCCCGGAGGCGGTAGCCGCCGACCCGCCGGACGGTGCCCAGCTGTAGGAGTACCCCGGCGTCCCTCCGCCCGCGGAAACTGTGGCGGCCCCGCTGCTGGCCCCGTTGCATTCGATGTTGGTGACCGAGCTGATGGTTGCCGTCAGTGCTGGGGGCTGTGTTATTGTCGCCGACGCGGTCTTTGTGCAGCCGTTGTCGTCGGTGACGGTGACGGTGTAGGTCCCCGCGGCCAGCCCGGAGGCGGTAGCCGCCGACCCGCCGGACGGTGCCCAGCTGTAGGAGTACCCCGGCGTCCCTCCGCCCGCGGAAACTGTGGCGGCCCCGCTGCTGGCCCCGTTGCATTCGATGTTGGTGACCGAGCTGATGGTTGCCGTCAGTGCTGGGGGCTGTGTTATTGTCGCCGACGCGGTCTTTGTGCAGCCGTTGTCGTCGGTGACGGTGACGGTGTAGGTCCCCGCGGCCAGCCCGGAGGCGGTAGCCGCCGACCCGCCGGACGGTGCCCAGCTGTAGGAGTACCCCGGCGTCCCTCCGCCCGCGGAAACTGTGGCGGCCCCGCTGCTGGCCCCGTTGCATTCGATGTTGGTGACCGAGCTGATGGTTGCCGTCAGTGCTGGGGGCTGTGTTATTGTCGCCGACGCGGTCTTTGTGCAGCCGTTGTCGTCGGTGACGGTGACGGTGTAGGTCCCCGCGGCCAGCCCGGAGGCGGTAGCCGCCGACCCGCCGGACGGTGCCCAGCTGTAGGAGTACCCCGGCGTCCCTCCGCCCGCGGAAACTGTGGCGGCCCCGCTGCTGGCCCCGTTGCATTCGATGTTGGTGACCGAGCTGATGGTTGCCGTCAGTGCTGGGGGCTGTGTTATTGTCGCCGACGCGGTCTTTGTGCAGCCGTTGTCGTCGGTGACGGTGACGGTGTAGGTCCCCGCGGCCAGCCCGGAGGCGGTAGCCGCCGACCCGCCGGACGGTGCCCAGCTGTAGGAGTACCCCGGCGTCCCTCCGCCCGCGGAAACTGTGGCGGCCCCGCTGCTGGCCCCGTTGCATTCGATGTTGGTGACCGAGCTGATGGTTGCCGTCAGTGCTGGGGGCTGTGTTATTGTCGCCGACGCGGTCTTTGTGCAGCCGTTGTCGTCGGTGACGGTGACGGTGTAGGTCCCCGCGGCCAGCCCGGAGGCGGTAGCCGCCGACCCGCCGGACGGTGCCCAGCTGTAGGAGTACCCCGGCGTCCCTCCGCCCGCGGAAACTGTGGCGGCCCCGCTGCTGGCCCCGTTGCATTCGATGTTGGTGACCGAGCTGATGGTTGCCGTCAGTGCTGGGGGCTGTGTTATTGTCGCCGACGCGGTCTTTGTGCAGCCGTTGTCGTCGGTGACGGTGACGGTGTAGGTCCCCGCGGCCAGCCCGGAGGCGGTAGCCGCCGACCCGCCGGACGGTGCCCAGCTGTAGGAGTACCCCGGCGTCCCTCCGCCCGCGGAAACTGTGGCGGCCCCGCTGCTGGCCCCGTTGCATTCGATGTTGGTGACCGAGCTGATGGTTGCCGTCAGTGCTGGGGGCTGTGTTATTGTCGCCGACGCGGTCTTTGTGCAGCCGTTGTCGTCGGTGACGGTGACGGTGTAGGTCCCCGCGGCCAGCCCGGAGGCGGTAGCCGCCGACCCGCCGGACGGTGCCCAGCTGTAGGAGTACCCCGGCGTCCCTCCGCCCGCGGAAACTGTGGCGGCCCCGCTGCTGGCCCCGTTGCATTCGATGTTGGTGACCGAGCTGATGGTTGCCGTCAGTGCTGGGGGCTGTGTTATTGTCGCCGACGCGGTCTTTGTGCAGCCGTTGTCGTCGGTGACGGTGACGGTGTAGGTCCCCGCGGCCAGCCCGGAGGCGGTAGCCGCCGACCCGCCGGACGGTGCCCAGCTGTAGGAGTACCCCGGCGTCCCTCCGCCCGCGGAAACTGTGGCGGCCCCGCTGCTGGCCCCGTTGCATTCGATGTTGGTGACCGAGCTGATGCTTGCCGTCAGTGCTGGGGGATCCACGAGGGAATAGGATTTGGTGGTCATGCAGCCGTTGTTGTCGGTGACGGTGACGGTGTAGGTTCCCGCGGCCAGCCCGGAGGCGGTAGCCGCCGACCCGCCGGACGGTGCCCAGCTGTAGGTGTAGGGGCTGCTTCCTCCATTGGCCGTGACGCTTGCGGTGCCAGTTGAAGAGCCATGGCAAGTCGGGTTGGTTTGAGATCCACTGGTTGAAATGGAGGTCACGGAAAGCGTGGCGGCATTCGAGTTTGTAAAGCAAGAGGCACTGCCGTTCATGGCGACACATCGGTATTTATAGCCGCCCATCCCCGAGGTAGCCCCGGTGATGCTCAGCGTATTGGTTTTGGCGTTTGAGTAGACCCCGCCATTGACAAGGTCAGTAAATCCAGAACCGGTGTTCACCTGCCATTGGTAGGCCGTGGCACCTGTGGCCGTGATACTGAATGTAGTATTGCTTCCGCTACAGACATTCCTGTTTGTCGGGTTGACAGAAATGGAGGGTGCAGTGCAGGTCGGACCAAAACTGGCCGTAGCATACTGGAGCTGCTTCGGATTGTTCGGTGGGCCATAGCTTGGACTTCCCGAACCGGTGTAATGGTCGAACCACATCATTCCGACATTGCCGTCACTGAGTTTGCTTGAAGAGTACCTGCCCGTGTTGTTGTTTCCTGTCATTACTGGTCCCGTTGTCCAAGTCGAAGAATCGTGGGCTTTATAGGCGTACCTTACCTCCCCGGAATTGGTACTCGAAGATTGTGCATTGTAGAAGCTGAACATATCGCCGGCCGAATTTCTGGACATGGATTCAGAATCCAGACTTCCGGTGGTGAGGTTGGATACGTTCCAGCTGCCGCTTTGGTTGGTTGCATATTTGAGGTTGAACGAATTGTCCCGGTTTAATATATGTGCCTTGATATTGTCATCAATGATGATGTCCATCTTGACAGAAGCAGCAGACCCCGTACTCCCTGCAATGACAGTGGTGGGACTGCTCCATGAACCCGAAACATTGTTGAAGTAGACAAGGCTGGCATCCGAGCCGCTCCCATTGCTTTCAAGAGCTGCGGCTATGTGGGCTTTGCCGTTCTTGTCCAATGTGAAAGCGTAATTCGGAATATCGTTCACATCGACAGTGGTCAATACGGTCTCTTTGACCCAAGAACTTCCGTTGTAGTAATAATGGCGAATGTATTTCCTCCTGTTTGCCAGGGTACTGGAGCTGTTGTCGCTGACCCTGCTGGTTACATGCGGACGGTCGTTCTGGTCCAACTCGAGTTGCAGGTCACCGAAGGAATAGTTGATGACAAAATTATCGTTGTCCAATTCGGTGAAAGTCCAATTGTTTCCATCGGAACTTTTGCCATAGGAGACCCGCTCCTTTACGTTTGCACCGTTGTCGGTGCTTGTGTAATTGTTTATGGCCACATGAAAGTTGCCACTGGCATCAATGTCGAAACCCATTCCGGATCCGTACATTGTATAAGAAGAACTCACCAGTTGGTCCGGAATATCGTTTTGGTCAAACGTGCCAATGCTTGTCCATGTGCCATCATCCCATCTTTTTATTTCAAAATAGGGTGTTTGAGGGTTTGATGAATTAATGAAAGAGCCGAAATTCCTTAGGACGTAGAACTTTCCGTCCGGACCTATGGCCGAATTGTTATACATATTCGAACTGCCGTATCCGGTAGCGACGGGTCCGTTGGTGAAAGTTTGGGCCGACAGGGGGCCATGAAGAAAAAAAAAGGCTAGGAGGGGTAGAATCTTTCTCATAGAAATAAAGTTTTCCTTCCCGATCAAGGTTTGGGCTTACCCTCATTGGACGATTCCAAAATCTAAGGATCAGGGATAACGGATGATCAGATATGGTGATTTCAATTTGTTTATTACTTTCAATAGGTTGTGGGTTATTGGGTCTTGTTGTCGATCCGACCTTATATGAACCTTTAAATATAAGACTATATAAAGATTATTTATGGCTTTTTGGTGTCTTTTTGTGTACGGGCGATCGAAATACTGATTTAATGGCTGTTTGTTGGATACCGACGAACCAACTGAAGCATTCAACTGGCCGCTGTTTTGAAAAGTTCTGAAACCTGTTCCCTATGCGTCGCGAGTTGGTTTCTCCTCGCCCAATTGCAGGGCCGGTCACCGAGGTTCCTTTTAAAAAAACGCATTGTTGTTTCCCCGGGAACTGGTCCAATTCGCAAGGGAAATTCCGTATCGTATTTGTTTCATGCAGTTCGCTACTGACAGCCCCCCTGGATTTCGGTCCTGAAGACGCTACCTGCCTCTGCACTGAAGCCGGGGTTCAAGGTGATGTAATGGCCGGCCTGGTAGCCGACGGCCGCACCGGAGTCAATGGTATTGCTCCCGGATGTGGACACGTAGGCGTCGGCCTTCTGGTCGGTGGAGATAAGGCCGGTCGGCATAAGGTTTTCGGGACAGTTGCTGGCCCCGAATTCATAGGCTCCCCAATCGGGGCTGCCGTCACGGGAAGCCCCCGTGATATCCGAAGATGGCCCGTTCGGGCTGAACCTGTTGACAAAAGGGCTGCCGGAAGTGAGAGCAAATCCATCATCGGCCGTGCCGTAGACGTTGTCTGCTCCCCTGGGCTGATTTTCAGAAAGGAACAACGGGTCGACCGCAAAGGTGTTGCCGGTCGCACCGCTGCCCAGATCTCGCGTGCCCGAGCCCGTGCTGGTGTAGTGGCCCTGGCTGAACTGCATGCCGTTGTAGGTAAAGAGATTGTCGGCTTGGTAATTGTAGAAGTCGGCGTTGGTGTCGGCCGTATTGCCATTGATGTCGTTTGCCCAGAAGATATTGTTGTAGAAATTGTTGGTGCCCGTGTTGGTGTATACGCCCGCACCGTAGTTGGTGGCCGTGTTCATGACAAAGGTGTTGTTTGTCACGGTTCTCAAGTCTCCGGCGAACAGGTAGATGGCCCCGCCCCAATATTTTGCCCGGTTGCCGTAGAAAAGATTGTTGGCTATGGTGAGATTGCCGCCCAGACCGAGTGCCCCACCTCCCACGAATCCGTAATTGTTGTAGAACACGTTGCCGGAGATGTCCGATTCGGTACCGCTCGAATGAATGGCCCCGCCCGTGTACTGAAGCGTAATATTGGAATCGAAGAGGTTTCTCCTTATGAAGGAGTCGTCGTAGTACAGTTCGACCGCCCCGCCTTGTTTGGAACTGTTGCTGCCAAAGTAGTTTTGCTCTGCCACAAGATCAGAACGGGCATTGAAAATGGCCCCTCCGTACTGCGAGGCCGAATTGCCCGTAAATATGCTTTCATAGAGTTCCACGTCGGCGATGTCGAAATACATTGCCCCGCCATCCAGAGTGGAGCCGTTGCCGTTCGCCTTGCAGGCGTTGATAATGACCTTGTCGGCAAAACTGGCGTAAAGGCCGCCCCCGTCCTCGGTGGCCGAGTTTCTGTCGAAATAACAGGCATCCAAATGGCTTTCTCCAGAGGAAATGTAGATGCCGCCCCCCTTTGTGGCCTTGTTGAGCGATAGAGTGACACCGGATACGTTGGCCGTCACGCTGAAATCGTTAAGTATATAAACTCCACCGCCAATATCCTGTGCCGTATTGTCTTCAAAGCTGCAATCTTTTATGATCTTGTCGCCATAGCGAAGGTGGGCCCCGGCACCCGAACCCCGGCTCACGGATTGTCCGTTCACTGATACCGTGCCGGAAGCTCCCGGACTATAGCCCGATTTTATGACCAGGCCATCCAATTCACAGGAGTTGCCGGCCGTGTTGTTAAACGGGAACGCGGCCACGATCACGTGATAGGTGTTGTCTGTTTTCACGCCCGGGCTGCCAATGTCCCCACTGAGCACGGTCCTGTTGCCGGCTATATCCCTTTGGCTTTTCGTATTTTCGGTCCCTGTAAAGCCGCCCACCAGTTTTTTGCCCGCAGGAATGGAAAAGGAATAGTCCCGGCTTGAACTGCAGTTGCTGCAGCCCGTGGGGTAGGCCATGGGTTTATAGGTGCCCTTGGCCACCCATACTTCATCCACCCCGTTTGCATCAAGCATGGCCTGAATGTCGGTGCTCGCATTGGCCCAGGACGTTCCGTCTCCCGTTCCCGAAACGGTTGTTTTTATGTAGCGTACGGTTTGGCCTTGAATGGTCTGAATACAAAGCACTAGGCTGCACGCAATAAGTTTAATGGTATTCCGCATATCCAAAATTCAGCAATCATTTTGCTCATGGAAATACTGGTTTCCATGGAATTCGATGCATGGAAACGTTGATTTTACGGTTTGAATGGTCACTGTCCGAAGGAGCTGCTTTGAAATCAGGAATAAATGGCTCAATTTCCCTTTCGAAATGTGGAAGAAGAATTCTGTGATGCTTTGCCTTTTGCTGTGTGCGGCAATGGGAGTGGGAAAGGCCGAAACGGGCTTTTCCCGTGATTCGCTGCGTGCGGCCATCGTTATTCTGGAAAAGCTTCCGTCCTCCTTCTCGCGTGATTCCAGTCTCTCGGTCTACTACAATGAACTTATCGAAAAGCTCAACTACGGCAGCCTGCCCGGGGTCGGAGAGACTTTGGAGACTTTCGCACGCAAACAGAAAGGCTACCGGTGGCCTGTTTCCATGGCCTTCGTTTTGCGGGCACGGGCCAGGATTCATGAGAAGTCGGGCGATTACCTGAAAGCCGTCCAAGAGTACCATGAGGCCATAAGGACCATGGAGGGGGAGGCCTACATCGGGGAGCAACTGGCCTACACCTACGTGCTGTTGGCCTATGCCGTGCTGAACAATGGGGACCGCTTCAAGGCCTGGGACCTGTTTGAAAGGTCCGCCGAAATTTCAAAAAACGTGGACGACAAGAGCATTCTGATCTGGGCCTTGGATTTCTTTGGCGACAATACACTTTTTCATGCCGAAAACCGGTCGGATTACCTGAAGGCCTTGGCGTATTATAAAGAGGTGGAGGCTCTTCTCCCCGAAAGCCGGGTGGCCAATCAGATTCCCAACAATCTTCAAGGGCAGGCCAAGGCGTACGCCCTGCTTGGAGAGGGGGAAAGGGCTGCCGAATATCGGCAAAAGGCCCTTGACTACGCTCTGGCCCTGCCGGTGCCCAATTATTTCAATGTGTACGAGACCTACAGGGATTGGGCCGCCTTCGAAGCGTCGGAGGGCAGGGCCGACTCGGCCATCGTCTATCAGCAGAGGGCATTGGATGCTGCTCTGAAATTCAATTTCGTGGAGATCCTCAACCGGGCCTACCATTCGCTCTATATCTACCAGAAAAAGGCAGGCAGGTATCCAGAAGCCCTGGGCACCCTGGAAGCCTATACCCGACTGGAAGACAGCCTGAACCGTCAAGAGGTCAACAAAAAGTATGCGGAACTGGACGGCAAATACGAGAATGAAAAAAGTCAGAACAGGATAAAGAGCCTGGAGAACAAGAACCTGAAATACGGTTTGGCCGTACTTCTGGTTTCCCTGTCGGGTGGACTGATCGCACTGTTCGTCTCGCTTCGCGGGAAGAGGAAGGTTGCTGCTTTGAACAGTCAATTGGCAGAGAGGAACCATCAGGTTGAAGAGGCTCTTTACGAGGGCAAAAAGCTCGAGCGTAGGCGGGTTTCGGACCAACTTCACGATAGCATAGCCACAAAAGTATCTGCCCTGAAGTGGAAGGTTGAAGCCAACGAGGGAAAAATCGATCCTGCGACCTTTGAGTCCTTGAGGAGCAGCCTGGAAGAAATATACGAGGATGTAAGGACAACGGCCCACGGCCTGCGGCCTTTGGAGTTTCTGGACAAGGGGCTCAAGTCGGCGATCGAAGAGCTCCTGGGGCACCTTACCGATCAAAAGCGGACGTTTTTCTCGATTTACATTGACGACGGGGTGAGCAGGCTGAACAAATCTCTCCAATACCATATTTATCAATGGACAGTGGAATTGTGCACCAATCTGCAAAAACACGCCAAAGCCACACGGGTGTTTTTTGAGGTGCACGTGACAGGCGATACGGTGACCGTATGGTTTGAAAATGACGGCTTGCTGGACAACCGCCCGCTGAAGGAGGGGCAGGGTTTGCGTAATATCCGGGCCAAGGCCAGCGAGTACCGTGCCATGATGCGTGTCGAGAAGCAAGGCCTTTTCAGGTTCGAGTTGAAAATCCCGCTTTGATGGAGGGGCAGGGATATCAGTCCAGCAGGCCGTTGCCCAGGGCGTATTTCACTATTCCAATCGAATTTTTGACCCCTAATTTTTTCAGGATATTGTGCCGGTGCTTTTCCACGGTGGCAACACTCACGAAAAGCCTTTCCGCAATTTCTTTGCTGGAAAGTTCCTGCCCGATCAGGGCCACGATCTCGATCTCTCGGCTGGATAGGGATTGAAGGTCATCGCTCTGGTCCCAATGGGAGGGCCCGTCCGGCCTGATAAGCTCAGAAAAAACGGCATCGCTCACAAATCTTTTGCCCGAGGCAACCGTGAGCACGGCTTCTCTTAGCTCCCGTTTGTTGGCCTTTTTCATTACATAGCCCAATATGCCGGCACTGAAGGCCTCGCGGATGGTTCCAAAATGTTCATCGATGGTGAGCATGAGGATTTTCGATTCGGGTTTTTCCTTCCGGAGCTTCAGGGTAAATGCACAGCCCGTCATCTCGGGCATATTGTTGTCGGTGATGATCAGGTCGTATTTTTCGGCAAGGCAATGTTCCAGGGCCACAACCGGGTGTTCGAATGTGACCACCCGATCGACTTCCGGCAGGGAGCCCAACAGGAGCGAAAGGCTTTCCAGGATAATTTCGTGATCGTCTATCAGGACTATTTTCATGGAAGGATTGTCTGTCGGTTCCGAAAATACGACTTTAGCCGTTATGCGGAAAGGATTTTCGGACTATTCTGCTCTTGTCATGGATCGGAAATGATTCTGGACTTGTCATTGCACCTCCATGCCATCCAGGCTTGAAACGCGGGCACGGCGTGGATTTGCCTCCACGGCCTCTTTGACCAAAACGGTGGGAGGGGTTCAGGTTTTGCGGCCTGTTTTTTTTGCGGCCGGTAATAGTTTTGCGAAAACCCCGGCTGCTTTCCGGCGGCAATCGGGGGATTTGCCGGCCGTGTATCCGATGGCATGCCATCTTCTCTGCCACTTTTGTTATCAATGGATCCTGAATGGTTTCTCCGTTTCCGGTACCGGCAAACTGGACGTATTTACAAGCAACGCGGGCACTGGCCAAAGAATTTCAAACCGCTCATGTCGCTAACTGCTCAGTCGGAATAGTCTTTTATCAGTAGGGTGGCAATGTCCCTTACGGTTTGTGTTGGGGAATTGCAATCGCAATTTGTAAGCCCTATGACATAAGTGTCCTCGTCGGGTATGTATATGGCCATTGATTTAAATCCAAAGATGGAGCCTCCATGGGCATAGATGGTGAGGTCCTGCAATGTTTCTATGTGCCATCCATAGCCATAGTTTATACTTTCGCCGTCGCTCGATTTGTAGTTCGCAAACGCCTTCTTCGTTTCTTCCTCGCCGATCAGCAGGTGTTTTTTTATGGCTTCCTGCCATTTGAGCATATCCTCCACGCTGGACATCAATGAACCGGAAGAAAAAGGGATGGAAAAACTGATGTAGCGGTTGTTGGTATGGGTATCGCCTTTCAGACTGTAACCTGAAGCCCGGTTTGGGATCACTTTTTGATGGCTTGCATACTGGGTTTTGTGCATGTTAAGCTTGGCGAAAATATGCTTCTCTACAAAATCTGAATAGCTTTCCCCCGCAACGGTTTCAATGATGAAGCCCAGCAATATATATCCAGAATTACAGTAGGCAAACCTTTCGCCGGGCGGGAAATCCACCGGTTCGTTTTTGAAAAAACCGATGAGATCCAATGGACTTAATTCCTCTTTTGCAATGGCATTCAACCCTTTTATGGCCGTGAAATCCTTGATTCCCGAGGTGTGTGTGAGCAATTGATGAATGGTGATCCTGTCGCCATTGGGATAGTCGGGAATATATTTGGAAATTGGATCGGCCACGTCGAGTTGCCCCCCTTCTTCGAGCATCAAAATGGCCATGGCCGTGAATTGCTTGGTCATGGAACCGATTTGGAAGACATTGTCTACCGTCATGGGCACTCTCAACTCCAAATCGGCCATTCCGAAAGCCTTCTTGTAGACGGGGACACCATTTTTGGAAACGAGAAAAACGGCCCCTGGATTTTGTCCAGTGTCAAATACGGCACCGGTCAGACTGTCGATCTTGCTTTCGAGACCTTGGGCCATGGAAAGACTGGAGAGGGAAAAAAGGATGGGAAACAAAATGTGCTTTTGGTGCATGATGAATGGGAAAGGTTTCGATGGGGAAATGTGTTTGAACTGTCTCATTTTTACTTTGGGATTCCTGGGTTCTGCCGCCTGGCATTTGACAGGAAGGGTTACGGGCCGTAAAGATTGATTTGCCCAAATGGGGCCAGGGCTTTCTTTGTGCCGAAAGCATCTGGAAATGGGCAAAGGTCAAAGGTATGCCGGTGCATGGCAA
Encoded proteins:
- a CDS encoding 3-coathanger stack domain-containing protein, giving the protein MRNTIKLIACSLVLCIQTIQGQTVRYIKTTVSGTGDGTSWANASTDIQAMLDANGVDEVWVAKGTYKPMAYPTGCSNCSSSRDYSFSIPAGKKLVGGFTGTENTKSQRDIAGNRTVLSGDIGSPGVKTDNTYHVIVAAFPFNNTAGNSCELDGLVIKSGYSPGASGTVSVNGQSVSRGSGAGAHLRYGDKIIKDCSFEDNTAQDIGGGVYILNDFSVTANVSGVTLSLNKATKGGGIYISSGESHLDACYFDRNSATEDGGGLYASFADKVIINACKANGNGSTLDGGAMYFDIADVELYESIFTGNSASQYGGAIFNARSDLVAEQNYFGSNSSKQGGAVELYYDDSFIRRNLFDSNITLQYTGGAIHSSGTESDISGNVFYNNYGFVGGGALGLGGNLTIANNLFYGNRAKYWGGAIYLFAGDLRTVTNNTFVMNTATNYGAGVYTNTGTNNFYNNIFWANDINGNTADTNADFYNYQADNLFTYNGMQFSQGHYTSTGSGTRDLGSGATGNTFAVDPLFLSENQPRGADNVYGTADDGFALTSGSPFVNRFSPNGPSSDITGASRDGSPDWGAYEFGASNCPENLMPTGLISTDQKADAYVSTSGSNTIDSGAAVGYQAGHYITLNPGFSAEAGSVFRTEIQGGCQ
- a CDS encoding tetratricopeptide repeat-containing sensor histidine kinase produces the protein MWKKNSVMLCLLLCAAMGVGKAETGFSRDSLRAAIVILEKLPSSFSRDSSLSVYYNELIEKLNYGSLPGVGETLETFARKQKGYRWPVSMAFVLRARARIHEKSGDYLKAVQEYHEAIRTMEGEAYIGEQLAYTYVLLAYAVLNNGDRFKAWDLFERSAEISKNVDDKSILIWALDFFGDNTLFHAENRSDYLKALAYYKEVEALLPESRVANQIPNNLQGQAKAYALLGEGERAAEYRQKALDYALALPVPNYFNVYETYRDWAAFEASEGRADSAIVYQQRALDAALKFNFVEILNRAYHSLYIYQKKAGRYPEALGTLEAYTRLEDSLNRQEVNKKYAELDGKYENEKSQNRIKSLENKNLKYGLAVLLVSLSGGLIALFVSLRGKRKVAALNSQLAERNHQVEEALYEGKKLERRRVSDQLHDSIATKVSALKWKVEANEGKIDPATFESLRSSLEEIYEDVRTTAHGLRPLEFLDKGLKSAIEELLGHLTDQKRTFFSIYIDDGVSRLNKSLQYHIYQWTVELCTNLQKHAKATRVFFEVHVTGDTVTVWFENDGLLDNRPLKEGQGLRNIRAKASEYRAMMRVEKQGLFRFELKIPL
- a CDS encoding response regulator, yielding MKIVLIDDHEIILESLSLLLGSLPEVDRVVTFEHPVVALEHCLAEKYDLIITDNNMPEMTGCAFTLKLRKEKPESKILMLTIDEHFGTIREAFSAGILGYVMKKANKRELREAVLTVASGKRFVSDAVFSELIRPDGPSHWDQSDDLQSLSSREIEIVALIGQELSSKEIAERLFVSVATVEKHRHNILKKLGVKNSIGIVKYALGNGLLD
- a CDS encoding serine hydrolase domain-containing protein, with amino-acid sequence MRQFKHISPSKPFPFIMHQKHILFPILFSLSSLSMAQGLESKIDSLTGAVFDTGQNPGAVFLVSKNGVPVYKKAFGMADLELRVPMTVDNVFQIGSMTKQFTAMAILMLEEGGQLDVADPISKYIPDYPNGDRITIHQLLTHTSGIKDFTAIKGLNAIAKEELSPLDLIGFFKNEPVDFPPGERFAYCNSGYILLGFIIETVAGESYSDFVEKHIFAKLNMHKTQYASHQKVIPNRASGYSLKGDTHTNNRYISFSIPFSSGSLMSSVEDMLKWQEAIKKHLLIGEEETKKAFANYKSSDGESINYGYGWHIETLQDLTIYAHGGSIFGFKSMAIYIPDEDTYVIGLTNCDCNSPTQTVRDIATLLIKDYSD